A stretch of the Candidatus Syntrophosphaera sp. genome encodes the following:
- a CDS encoding hemolysin III family protein has product MPIRSGSRDRIRWLDRVPLGTKQSLGEEIANSITHGTGVGLSIAALVILVVFAARQSDAWKIVSFSIYGATLITLYLASTLYHAFPQTRVKRFFRILDHCSIFLLIAGTYTPVTIGVMRGAWGWTMFGVIWALAIAGINLKIFTIGRLKKLSVLIYILMGWMALIAIKPLREQMTPAFLIWLAAGGACYTLGVVFYAYKKMPYHHSVWHLFVLAGSICHFFAMLGLVA; this is encoded by the coding sequence ATGCCCATTAGATCCGGGAGCCGGGACCGGATACGCTGGCTGGACCGCGTTCCCCTGGGCACCAAACAAAGCCTGGGCGAAGAGATCGCCAACAGCATCACCCATGGCACCGGGGTGGGGCTGAGTATCGCGGCGCTGGTGATTCTGGTGGTCTTCGCAGCCAGGCAGAGCGACGCTTGGAAGATCGTCTCCTTCAGCATCTACGGCGCCACCCTGATCACCCTCTATCTGGCTTCCACGCTCTACCACGCCTTTCCGCAGACGAGGGTCAAACGCTTTTTCCGCATCCTCGACCACTGCTCGATCTTCCTGCTGATCGCGGGAACCTACACTCCCGTCACCATCGGGGTCATGCGCGGGGCCTGGGGTTGGACGATGTTTGGAGTGATCTGGGCCCTGGCGATCGCCGGCATCAACCTCAAGATCTTCACCATCGGCCGGCTTAAAAAGCTTTCCGTGCTGATCTACATCCTGATGGGCTGGATGGCCCTGATCGCGATCAAGCCACTGCGGGAACAGATGACCCCGGCTTTCCTGATCTGGCTGGCGGCCGGCGGGGCCTGCTACACCCTGGGCGTGGTCTTCTACGCCTATAAAAAAATGCCCTACCACCACTCGGTCTGGCATCTTTTCGTGCTCGCCGGCAGCATCTGCCATTTCTTTGCCATGCTCGGCCTGGTGGCCTGA
- the bamD gene encoding outer membrane protein assembly factor BamD, which translates to MKIYALIPLLALLVLGACSSNKTFLNTEQKLLRADELFARGKYARAAELYGEVYFERASASTAHALMRQGDSYFRLNRFTDARLAYSEFADAFPNHPEVSTAVFRTAVCLFEESLSAHYDQSETLHAIDAFRKFIGKYPTDARYDEALQYSQKAQYKLIEKKFLNGYIYFKMKDYSSALMYFREVTELGNSDRLDRESLYYTALLLRRQQLHEPAREAYDALRTKYPGSKESKKLARIFK; encoded by the coding sequence ATGAAAATATATGCTCTGATCCCTCTCCTGGCGCTGCTTGTGCTGGGAGCCTGCTCATCCAACAAGACCTTTCTGAACACCGAACAAAAACTGCTCCGGGCGGATGAGCTCTTCGCCAGGGGAAAATACGCCCGGGCCGCGGAACTCTATGGCGAGGTCTATTTCGAACGCGCCTCTGCCTCAACAGCCCATGCCTTGATGCGCCAGGGAGACAGCTATTTCAGGCTGAACCGCTTCACTGACGCCAGGCTTGCCTATTCCGAATTCGCAGACGCCTTTCCCAACCATCCGGAAGTGAGCACTGCAGTCTTCCGCACCGCGGTCTGCCTCTTCGAGGAATCCCTCTCGGCCCATTACGACCAGAGCGAAACCCTGCACGCCATCGACGCCTTTCGCAAATTCATCGGCAAGTACCCCACCGACGCCAGGTACGATGAGGCCCTTCAGTACAGCCAGAAAGCCCAGTACAAGCTGATCGAGAAGAAATTCCTCAATGGCTACATCTATTTCAAGATGAAGGATTACAGCTCCGCCCTGATGTATTTCCGGGAGGTGACGGAACTGGGGAATAGTGACCGCCTGGACCGCGAATCCCTCTACTATACTGCTCTGCTGCTCCGCAGACAGCAGCTGCACGAACCGGCCCGCGAGGCCTACGACGCTCTGAGGACCAAGTATCCCGGCTCGAAGGAAAGCAAAAAACTGGCCAGGATCTTCAAATGA
- the nadD gene encoding nicotinate (nicotinamide) nucleotide adenylyltransferase: MNCYALLGGSFDPIHNGHLHIARQILELGAASNVVFLPNARHNFKQDKVLLDFANRFRLVQSVLEPGMEAWPDDSEGSGYTADLMKRLYAKHPDKDFLWVIGSDNIGGLESWHDFAWLRDNLSFLIIPRHRYPLRESVLKMIRHQVLEIEPTYESSSQVRNRVWTGKSIHGLVPEAIEEEVVSLYKPIVKKHAH, translated from the coding sequence ATGAACTGTTACGCCTTGCTGGGAGGCAGTTTTGACCCGATTCACAACGGCCATCTGCACATCGCCCGCCAGATCCTGGAGTTAGGAGCCGCCTCAAACGTCGTTTTCCTGCCCAACGCGCGCCATAACTTCAAACAAGACAAGGTGTTGCTCGATTTTGCCAACCGCTTCAGGCTCGTGCAGTCGGTCCTCGAACCTGGCATGGAAGCCTGGCCTGACGATTCCGAAGGCAGCGGCTATACCGCCGACCTGATGAAGCGCCTGTATGCCAAACATCCGGACAAGGATTTCCTCTGGGTGATCGGCTCGGACAACATCGGCGGGCTGGAGAGCTGGCACGATTTTGCCTGGTTGCGCGACAACCTCAGCTTTCTGATCATCCCCCGTCACCGTTATCCCCTGCGGGAGAGTGTTTTGAAAATGATCAGGCATCAGGTCCTGGAGATCGAGCCCACCTATGAATCCTCCAGCCAGGTGCGCAATCGCGTCTGGACCGGGAAATCGATTCACGGGCTGGTTCCCGAAGCGATCGAAGAAGAGGTCGTTTCTCTCTATAAGCCGATTGTGAAGAAACATGCCCATTAG